One genomic region from Helicobacteraceae bacterium encodes:
- a CDS encoding TonB-dependent receptor plug domain-containing protein produces MFKQPIKALALATALFTPTLADDGVPNAENNAIDDVNRTSAGVSDDDARVLDEIVITDQTGGGGGFAASTRSITDALRSNSKIQYQQNARSAGRGGEIAPPKISIRGSQHYENNFLINGVGNNNNIAPGGMESNDPTGFASGEAQSIFVDTSLVESVEAYTENISAEYGGFTGGVVDAKLKDARTDRWHIMANLRYTEDGWAKFHLNDAQKDIEYPTNESYQPEFNKYDGALSLDGPINDNLGLMLSYGRQYSKIPLYSGYNLVNPDGSAYKEKRTQYRENENYLVKLNTAGFDGFEADLTAIYAPYTQSLFRANVKNSDYDVENGGLDVILNTKNALSFGVLKNAVSYKHMHTGINNAEYYAYTWRTTPTGAINWSSGTNAQEGSRGNSDITKSDIGIKSVLHLDDIDASETSHAIKLGVEAEYTKAKLDFDGGITFQNPELNASAVGSKEDGIIAGEQYAKTKYEYGALERSKDYYTAALFVEDEIAIDRFTLRPGLRVSTDSLTDNVDAAPRLFANADIFDDGFLNLYGGYNRYYGTQILAYAVYAYQADSYTRAAYNAPWVLGTAYPSIYEYKHLKTPYSDEFAAGTSANVVDTLFKIEYANRKYRDQIKAKYTYGVLGPTTFDYLNTNDGRTDYWGVTLSASKSYDIGGSRHISEFSATRSDTKSNIVGLKGFGSTVRSHGANAVSPTHVTYNGELKLLDDLPASQFNSPWVATYSHLAQIGNSLRVSGVAFYQKGGKGLRLLSSAGGENDPSGLQTRVFETKNYRDVFNVDLAAHYDVKLGEHILTFGVEILNLLNRKNDASGTGNSDSFNTTYIDEYSMGRQFYASLRYEY; encoded by the coding sequence ATGTTTAAGCAACCGATTAAAGCCTTGGCTTTGGCTACGGCTTTATTTACGCCCACATTGGCGGACGACGGCGTTCCAAACGCGGAAAACAACGCGATCGACGACGTAAATCGAACGTCGGCGGGCGTTTCGGACGACGACGCAAGAGTGTTGGACGAAATCGTCATAACCGACCAAACGGGGGGGGGGGGGGGATTTGCAGCCTCAACGCGATCTATAACCGACGCGCTTCGATCTAATTCAAAAATCCAATACCAGCAGAACGCCAGAAGCGCTGGGCGCGGCGGCGAGATAGCGCCTCCAAAAATCTCCATTCGCGGCTCGCAACACTATGAGAACAACTTTCTGATAAACGGCGTTGGCAACAACAACAACATAGCCCCGGGCGGCATGGAAAGCAACGATCCAACGGGCTTTGCCTCCGGCGAAGCGCAGTCGATCTTTGTCGATACCAGCCTTGTGGAAAGCGTCGAGGCTTACACCGAAAATATCTCCGCCGAATACGGCGGCTTTACGGGCGGCGTGGTGGACGCTAAGCTGAAAGACGCGCGCACGGACAGATGGCATATTATGGCAAACCTCAGATATACCGAGGACGGCTGGGCAAAGTTTCATCTGAACGACGCGCAGAAAGATATAGAGTATCCCACCAACGAGAGCTATCAGCCGGAGTTTAATAAATACGACGGAGCGCTTTCTTTGGACGGTCCTATAAACGACAATCTAGGTCTTATGCTAAGTTACGGGCGGCAATACTCGAAAATCCCCCTGTATTCAGGATATAATCTGGTAAATCCCGACGGTAGCGCGTATAAAGAAAAACGGACGCAATACAGAGAAAACGAGAACTATCTAGTTAAGCTAAATACTGCGGGGTTTGACGGCTTTGAAGCCGATCTAACCGCGATCTACGCGCCATATACGCAATCGCTTTTCAGGGCAAACGTAAAAAATTCGGATTACGACGTTGAAAACGGCGGGCTTGACGTTATTCTTAATACGAAAAACGCGCTTAGCTTCGGCGTACTCAAAAACGCGGTAAGCTATAAGCATATGCATACGGGTATAAACAACGCCGAATATTACGCTTATACTTGGCGAACGACTCCAACGGGCGCGATAAATTGGAGTAGCGGAACTAACGCTCAAGAGGGATCGAGGGGCAACTCCGATATAACAAAATCGGATATTGGTATAAAAAGCGTTTTGCATCTTGACGATATAGACGCCAGCGAAACATCGCACGCAATTAAACTCGGCGTAGAAGCCGAATATACCAAAGCCAAATTAGACTTTGACGGCGGGATTACTTTTCAAAATCCAGAATTAAACGCTTCGGCGGTCGGCTCTAAAGAGGACGGCATAATCGCGGGCGAGCAATACGCGAAAACTAAATATGAATACGGGGCGCTCGAGCGATCAAAGGACTACTATACGGCGGCTCTGTTTGTGGAAGACGAGATAGCGATCGATAGATTTACGTTGCGTCCCGGGTTAAGAGTTTCCACCGATAGTTTAACGGACAATGTGGACGCGGCTCCTAGATTATTTGCCAACGCAGATATTTTTGACGACGGATTTTTGAATCTATACGGCGGATACAACCGCTATTACGGGACGCAGATATTAGCCTACGCGGTTTATGCCTATCAGGCGGATAGCTATACTCGCGCCGCGTACAACGCGCCGTGGGTTCTTGGAACGGCTTATCCTTCGATCTACGAGTATAAACACCTGAAAACGCCCTATTCGGACGAGTTCGCTGCGGGGACTTCCGCGAACGTAGTCGATACGCTGTTTAAAATAGAGTACGCAAACAGAAAGTATAGGGATCAAATTAAAGCAAAATATACATACGGCGTTTTGGGTCCAACCACGTTTGATTACTTGAATACAAACGATGGCAGAACGGATTATTGGGGAGTTACGCTAAGCGCGTCGAAAAGCTACGATATAGGCGGATCAAGGCATATATCCGAGTTTTCCGCGACGCGATCGGACACAAAAAGCAACATTGTAGGGCTAAAGGGATTCGGCTCAACCGTGCGTTCTCACGGAGCTAACGCGGTATCGCCCACCCACGTAACCTATAACGGCGAATTAAAACTACTCGACGATCTGCCCGCCTCGCAGTTCAACTCCCCATGGGTTGCAACATACTCGCACTTGGCGCAAATAGGCAACTCCTTGCGCGTAAGCGGCGTGGCGTTTTATCAAAAAGGCGGTAAGGGATTAAGGCTACTTTCTAGCGCTGGAGGAGAAAACGATCCAAGCGGTTTGCAAACAAGAGTTTTTGAAACCAAAAACTACAGAGACGTTTTTAACGTCGATCTGGCGGCGCATTACGATGTAAAACTCGGCGAGCATATATTAACGTTTGGCGTGGAAATACTTAATCTGCTAAATCGCAAAAACGATGCGAGCGGAACGGGCAATTCTGACTCGTTCAACACGACATACATAGACGAATACTCGATGGGCAGACAGTTTTACGCCAGTCTTAGATACGAGTATTAA
- a CDS encoding PepSY domain-containing protein, translating to MKRFRVKKLLYYIHLVLGLAFCVTITIVGVTGALYSYADDIRDYERAKYLSARKTTDAKALSVEEISARFLAQKPSASIRFFSVRNLKGDLNQVGVSAFENGGFSYYEVNQYTGEIITNGLISDKFFTAVMIFHRFLSFDGVSAVGKQIVAATTIAIMVLAIGGFLLYLPTLKRRLFKSLRIEFEAKGYKFLYQLHAVVGVFTLVFVAVMCLTGLWWSYEWYRNLLVSLAGSDNAIRARMERREMASGDPKEMQETFDIAKEIVSGYRSYFIRVPFKDMPYELSYANARYGAYNMLKIDVQNAKIVSKESYQDKTIGQKLIQNIYALHSGQFFGEIGKALWALSSLAMALFSVSGVMMYYKKIKNRRKNRNVSPRRAKRGVLFQAVGNLGVGRR from the coding sequence TTGAAAAGATTTCGCGTTAAGAAGCTCTTATACTATATTCACTTGGTATTAGGGCTTGCATTTTGCGTAACGATTACTATCGTCGGCGTAACCGGAGCGTTATACTCATACGCCGACGATATAAGAGATTACGAGCGGGCGAAATATCTAAGCGCCCGCAAAACGACGGACGCTAAAGCGCTAAGCGTCGAAGAGATAAGCGCGAGATTTTTAGCGCAAAAACCGAGCGCGTCGATTAGGTTTTTCAGCGTTAGGAACCTGAAAGGGGATTTAAACCAAGTCGGCGTGTCCGCTTTTGAAAACGGCGGATTTAGCTACTATGAGGTAAACCAATACACGGGCGAAATAATCACGAACGGCTTAATAAGCGATAAGTTTTTTACCGCCGTAATGATATTTCATAGGTTTTTGAGTTTTGACGGGGTAAGCGCCGTTGGCAAACAGATAGTCGCCGCAACGACGATAGCCATTATGGTTTTGGCGATCGGCGGGTTTTTACTCTATCTGCCGACGCTTAAAAGACGTCTGTTTAAGAGTTTGCGAATAGAGTTTGAAGCTAAAGGTTATAAGTTTTTATATCAACTTCACGCGGTAGTCGGGGTTTTTACGCTTGTTTTTGTCGCGGTAATGTGTTTAACGGGGTTGTGGTGGTCTTATGAATGGTATAGAAATCTTTTAGTTTCTCTTGCTGGATCGGATAACGCGATCCGCGCGAGAATGGAGCGTCGGGAGATGGCAAGCGGCGATCCAAAGGAGATGCAAGAGACTTTCGATATAGCAAAAGAGATCGTAAGCGGTTACCGATCGTATTTTATTCGCGTCCCGTTTAAGGATATGCCCTACGAATTATCATATGCGAACGCTCGATACGGCGCTTATAATATGTTAAAAATTGACGTTCAAAACGCTAAGATTGTCTCCAAGGAGTCGTATCAAGACAAAACAATCGGGCAAAAGCTCATACAAAATATATACGCCCTGCACAGCGGGCAGTTTTTCGGCGAGATTGGCAAGGCTTTATGGGCGCTATCCTCGCTTGCTATGGCTCTGTTTAGCGTCAGCGGCGTTATGATGTATTACAAAAAAATCAAAAACCGCCGAAAAAACAGAAACGTTTCGCCGCGCCGCGCAAAGCGCGGCGTTCTTTTTCAAGCAGTGGGGAACTTGGGGGTCGGACGGCGCTAA
- a CDS encoding phage virion morphogenesis protein gives MSSGIEIQGMDRLRRTLAELIKVTNANAIAARITSVIGNATRRALTKEASPFTGAKWKRLNPEYARHKKKKYGKKKILERGGNLKKIISRKVGEGERVIGTTAMSAKGYPYPAVHQYGSVKNSLIPARPFFPIDEDGDLAANTAREIDEDLQGILRKALEGKKK, from the coding sequence ATGTCAAGCGGCATAGAAATACAAGGTATGGATAGATTACGGCGCACATTAGCGGAGCTAATCAAAGTAACCAACGCAAACGCTATAGCCGCTAGGATAACCTCCGTTATAGGCAATGCTACAAGGCGCGCGCTAACTAAAGAGGCAAGCCCTTTTACCGGCGCAAAATGGAAGCGCTTAAATCCCGAATACGCCAGACATAAAAAAAAGAAATACGGCAAGAAAAAGATATTGGAGCGCGGCGGCAACCTAAAGAAAATCATCAGCCGAAAGGTAGGCGAAGGCGAGCGGGTGATTGGCACGACCGCAATGAGCGCAAAGGGATACCCTTACCCGGCCGTCCATCAATATGGAAGCGTGAAAAATAGCTTAATACCGGCGCGTCCGTTTTTTCCGATCGACGAGGACGGCGATCTGGCGGCGAATACAGCGCGGGAGATAGACGAGGATTTACAGGGGATTTTACGCAAAGCGCTAGAAGGTAAGAAAAAATAA
- a CDS encoding helix-hairpin-helix domain-containing protein, with protein MFLRFFALLALFCNLLFGVVNINTADAKELSSLKGIGTVKAEAIIEWRNANGSFKSIDELTQVKGIGEKTLEAIKDEISVEDKSDK; from the coding sequence ATGTTTCTTCGTTTCTTCGCGCTTCTTGCACTTTTTTGCAATCTTCTTTTTGGAGTCGTTAATATCAATACCGCCGACGCTAAAGAGTTATCCTCTCTAAAAGGTATTGGAACGGTTAAAGCCGAAGCGATTATCGAGTGGAGAAACGCCAACGGCTCTTTCAAGTCAATCGACGAGCTAACTCAGGTTAAGGGTATCGGAGAAAAGACGCTAGAGGCTATCAAAGACGAGATTAGCGTAGAGGACAAGAGCGATAAGTAG
- the leuB gene encoding 3-isopropylmalate dehydrogenase: MKQLERKNGAKTYGIAVISGDGIGPEIIREARKSLNAAATKEGFSLKYDEYLMGGAAIDAVGEPLPKATLEGAKNADAVLFGAIGGEKWDNLPRDLRPETGLLALRKGLDAFANLRPVRVFDVLIDASPLKDDVIRGVDLLVVRELVGGIYFGQPRGRDDKRGWNTMVYSEMEIERIAKVAFEAAMRRGKKLCSVDKANVLEVSQVWREVVTRVAKDYPQVELSHMYVDNAAMQLVRNPRQFDVILTGNLFGDILSDEASMISGSIGLLPSSSQGAKGGIFEPIHGSAPDIAGKGIANPIAAILSAAMLCEFAIGEKGAAKRIEKAVKEALKLGYRTPDIAAFGAHGKVNTAEMGDIIADLIAKG, translated from the coding sequence ATGAAACAACTTGAGCGAAAAAACGGCGCGAAAACTTACGGCATTGCGGTTATAAGCGGCGACGGCATTGGTCCTGAAATCATACGCGAGGCGCGAAAATCGCTTAACGCGGCGGCTACAAAAGAGGGGTTTAGCCTTAAATACGACGAATATCTGATGGGCGGCGCGGCGATCGACGCGGTAGGCGAGCCGCTCCCAAAAGCGACGCTTGAAGGCGCCAAAAACGCCGACGCGGTTTTATTTGGCGCGATCGGCGGCGAAAAATGGGATAATCTGCCGCGCGATCTGCGTCCGGAAACGGGTCTGCTCGCTCTTCGCAAAGGGCTTGACGCGTTTGCTAATCTGCGCCCCGTCAGGGTTTTTGACGTGCTGATCGACGCAAGTCCGCTTAAAGACGACGTTATTCGCGGCGTTGATCTGCTTGTAGTTCGCGAGCTTGTCGGCGGCATATATTTTGGTCAGCCGCGCGGCAGAGACGACAAACGCGGTTGGAACACGATGGTCTATAGCGAGATGGAGATCGAGCGGATCGCTAAAGTCGCGTTCGAGGCGGCTATGCGACGCGGTAAAAAGCTCTGTTCGGTCGATAAAGCCAACGTGTTGGAGGTTAGTCAGGTTTGGCGCGAGGTCGTAACGCGCGTCGCAAAAGATTATCCGCAAGTGGAGCTTTCTCATATGTATGTGGATAACGCGGCGATGCAACTAGTCCGCAATCCGCGCCAATTCGACGTGATCCTTACGGGCAATCTTTTCGGCGATATTTTGAGCGACGAGGCGAGTATGATTAGCGGTTCGATAGGTTTGTTGCCAAGCTCTAGTCAGGGCGCAAAAGGCGGAATCTTCGAACCGATACACGGAAGCGCGCCCGATATAGCGGGCAAAGGGATTGCAAATCCGATCGCCGCCATTTTGAGCGCCGCGATGCTGTGCGAGTTTGCGATCGGGGAAAAAGGCGCGGCAAAACGGATAGAAAAAGCCGTCAAAGAGGCTTTGAAACTTGGCTATCGCACGCCGGATATAGCCGCTTTTGGCGCGCATGGCAAAGTCAATACCGCTGAAATGGGCGACATTATCGCCGATTTAATAGCAAAGGGTTAG